The sequence ATTTATCTGGATCCAGCCTGATTAATATTAAAAATGATACATTAAAATAACAAAGGAGAATTAAAAATGAAAAGGCAGATAGTAAATATATTAGCTGTAGCCTTAATTGCAGTTTTACCCCTGGGCAGCCTTTTTGCCCAGCAGCAGCAGGGAAAGGGACAGGGCAAAATGCCCGGCCGCCAGAAAATGCTCCAGGAACTTAACCTCTCTCAGGATCAGAAGGATCAGATTCAAAAGCTAAGAACCGAGCACCAGAAACAGATGGTCGACTACCGCTCAGATATTGCAAAGACAAGGCTTGACATAAAAAACCTTTTTACCAGCAATAATCCCGATGAAGACAAAATACTCGACCTTACAAAGAAAGTAAGCGGCATACAGGCAGATATGAAGGCGTCATCAATAAAAAACTGGTTCCAGATCTATAACCTCCTTAACGACCAGCAGAAGGAAACTTTCCGCAAAATGGCACCGATGCTCCGTGAAAGAATGGGAGAAGGCTTCCAGAAAAGAGGAAAAGGCATGATGGGAAAAGGCATGATGCAGCACCGCGGCAAGATGGCTCCGCAGGATAACGGCTAATTTGCTTTAGCTTCAGGGATATAATAAAAAAGCCGGCAATAGTTATTGCCGGCTTTTTTATTAACACATTTAACTCAAAATGAAAGCTTTTAATTTACCTTAAACTCTGAATTGAAGTGGAACCTGATATCCGGATTATTTTCAATTGCCTTATTTAAGAGCCACTCGCTTTCAGCAAAGTAAACCAGATTGCCGTCTTTATCCTGAGCAATGTTATCCGGTTTATAGCGTATGAAATCCTCAATTTTCTTTTCATCATCTGAAGTGATCCAGCAGGCTTTATAGAAATTTAGCGGCCTGAAGCGGCACGATGCGCCGTATTCATGAAGAAGCCTGTACTGTATAA is a genomic window of Ignavibacteria bacterium containing:
- a CDS encoding periplasmic heavy metal sensor, yielding MKRQIVNILAVALIAVLPLGSLFAQQQQGKGQGKMPGRQKMLQELNLSQDQKDQIQKLRTEHQKQMVDYRSDIAKTRLDIKNLFTSNNPDEDKILDLTKKVSGIQADMKASSIKNWFQIYNLLNDQQKETFRKMAPMLRERMGEGFQKRGKGMMGKGMMQHRGKMAPQDNG